The proteins below come from a single Treponema phagedenis genomic window:
- a CDS encoding SPFH domain-containing protein: MKEIELKAKNGFVMIAVLLLVELFCIIAIVVSAQALSLEIISPGIFGTILPLLIIIITITGISFIGIKVIKPQEALVLTLFGKYIGTLKKEGIYFVNPFCVAVNPAAKTTLRQSGDVNKDGEADISINGFRLSTMSLVNKKISLKQMTLNNNRQKINDRLGNPIEIGIAVIWKIVDTAQAVFTVDNYKEYLSLQCDIALRNIVKIYPYDVAENIDTTGDGIPDEGSLRGSSEIVAKRIKEEIQSKVHTAGIEIIEARITYLAYSQEIAATMLQRQQASAIIDARKMIVDGAVGMVEMALDKLNESGKVILDEERKAAMVSNLLVVLCGNKDAQPVVNSGSLY; encoded by the coding sequence ATGAAAGAGATTGAGTTAAAAGCAAAAAACGGATTTGTAATGATTGCGGTTTTACTGCTTGTGGAATTATTTTGTATTATCGCCATAGTAGTTTCCGCACAGGCCTTGTCGCTGGAAATTATTTCTCCGGGCATTTTCGGAACAATACTTCCACTGCTGATTATCATAATAACAATAACCGGCATTTCCTTTATAGGGATTAAAGTTATAAAACCGCAGGAAGCACTTGTACTTACGCTCTTCGGAAAATATATCGGCACCTTAAAAAAAGAAGGTATTTATTTTGTCAATCCTTTTTGCGTTGCGGTAAACCCTGCGGCAAAAACAACACTCAGACAAAGCGGCGATGTAAATAAAGACGGAGAGGCTGATATTTCTATAAACGGTTTTCGCTTATCAACTATGTCGCTGGTAAACAAAAAAATTTCGCTCAAGCAAATGACCTTAAACAATAATAGACAAAAAATAAATGACCGGCTTGGAAATCCGATCGAAATCGGCATTGCGGTTATTTGGAAAATTGTCGATACCGCGCAAGCTGTTTTTACAGTTGACAATTACAAAGAATATCTTTCACTGCAATGCGATATTGCACTAAGAAACATTGTAAAAATTTATCCCTATGATGTTGCGGAAAATATTGATACCACCGGCGACGGCATCCCCGATGAAGGCTCTCTGCGCGGTTCGTCGGAAATTGTTGCAAAAAGAATTAAAGAAGAAATTCAATCCAAGGTGCATACGGCGGGCATTGAAATTATTGAAGCACGAATTACATACCTCGCATACTCACAGGAAATTGCGGCAACAATGCTTCAGCGTCAACAAGCTTCGGCAATCATTGATGCGCGCAAAATGATTGTTGACGGAGCGGTCGGCATGGTTGAAATGGCTTTGGATAAACTCAATGAAAGCGGCAAAGTTATTCTTGATGAAGAGCGAAAAGCTGCGATGGTTTCAAACCTGCTGGTGGTATTATGCGGAAATAAAGATGCGCAGCCGGTTGTCAATTCGGGCAGTTTATATTAA
- a CDS encoding phosphohydrolase, protein MKSKKEIITENRLLESVKDNPIVSKLLGILIDDPEIEALQECANSVSIVRLGFNDHGPVHMKLVTANALKILKLLSAANIKTSIEAEETGTIEDSYCAVTLAAYLHDIGMALTRKDHELFSMMLALPIIERSLDKLGITSYERRAVIKTTACECIIGHMATRPINSIEAGIVLVADGCDMKKGRARIPMELNTEARIGDIHKYSANSIESIRITKGEEKPVRIDVEMSGDVGFFQIEEVLMGKINMSPAKPYISLYAKSGDDEPKKYL, encoded by the coding sequence ATGAAATCAAAAAAAGAAATTATCACCGAAAACCGTTTATTGGAATCGGTAAAAGATAACCCCATTGTCAGTAAGCTCTTAGGGATTCTTATTGATGACCCTGAAATTGAAGCTTTGCAAGAATGCGCAAACTCTGTTTCCATCGTGCGGTTAGGTTTCAATGACCACGGGCCGGTACATATGAAATTGGTTACCGCTAATGCGCTTAAGATATTAAAACTTCTTTCGGCGGCAAATATTAAAACAAGTATCGAAGCCGAAGAAACCGGTACAATCGAAGATAGCTATTGTGCGGTTACGCTTGCCGCCTATTTGCATGATATCGGTATGGCACTTACGCGCAAAGACCACGAGCTTTTTTCAATGATGCTTGCTTTGCCGATTATTGAGCGAAGCTTGGATAAACTCGGCATAACCTCATACGAACGGCGCGCAGTGATAAAAACAACCGCATGCGAATGTATTATCGGGCATATGGCAACCCGTCCTATCAACTCAATCGAGGCGGGCATTGTGCTGGTAGCTGACGGCTGCGACATGAAAAAGGGCAGAGCGCGCATTCCGATGGAATTAAATACGGAGGCACGTATTGGCGACATCCACAAGTATTCGGCAAACTCAATAGAATCAATTCGAATTACAAAAGGCGAAGAAAAGCCGGTGCGTATTGATGTAGAGATGAGCGGCGATGTAGGCTTTTTTCAAATTGAAGAAGTACTTATGGGAAAAATAAATATGAGTCCCGCAAAACCGTATATTTCACTTTACGCAAAATCAGGCGATGATGAACCGAAAAAGTATTTATAA